Proteins encoded by one window of Aphidius gifuensis isolate YNYX2018 linkage group LG2, ASM1490517v1, whole genome shotgun sequence:
- the LOC122848948 gene encoding spindle pole body component 110-like produces the protein MENVGDNGDKKNEQNVKKNEGNIDCSSHAKRFRCCPPDFCDMIEKRQEKLLQLSKIKNDLSKRVELQSRIYPVATLIDLKPGENVPAKITNLIGKQSNEMQIFNSCINNSLSQHNDIRIREIESTRKKSLKRRDEAKCCLLKKKLTIDENLKKINDAKEKKLNLEKKINEIENILKKNDEDDDKKNDINNEQSVQSLGIDDLNYLTKFEELVKNELTTKKQIDELESRQEANMRALEFAVEIMSQEKNNEVDNLKGILQNKSSANQLLANDVCNLEDEVERLQIKLTQCNQKLLQYTNKNKTDTAVGERINYEDKQSMIKPNVTEVEVLSRIPDTKDQNIDAIVSVKSTGTNVENKQFKEVEVLAKIIETKDQNIDAIVSVTSTGTDAINETFSKSIHDISTETDNANINQIVDKNSIEKKVITSVVDESIENSSNDTNDVSQDVVRAADSENEFHDLLEDNTNNQLQITDYNYQSSLAVEQTTNNSGEKFIDLPEDNLNSQLQTTDYNYQTLPSVAEPQFFDLPEDKTETHLQTTDYNFQSTIVEPSETEISSQNITTFDTDKIKNNNFIQIDRDELKNWLNNIAKIQARVSKCQQCVELETDCVNLQKSIAHHLGMELEDFLDSHSKIRADELAEGQNDYQLSIPPVIPQASDKIIKQQTDKIDDIVIGAGKTSVVLSPAQTISFSVETSTPMPVSKPVIEKNKRKKTIEPIIEDESNKNSSLFVDTSLVRRGQQSGRVSTPTHSIKLPIKSSTPLIKNTKQKEKKHINIDSVINEDSNSSSDDEINENMIVKTIYDNSRNTSSESDLKESHSDIGNVDDNADSIGEPSRRQESHENKKARHKNDGSKIPTNDKTNGHSGKKISVKNKEYHESDESINDRTSKLSECSKNSNCLCQQTWLTMSKKDYEKFKNESMKSQKSKKPRNEYFSKTISTSLTTPVETQTNINNVPNFNCNPCSCNPCGGSDCSITDNFDNEKKKKLPQKKSQGVLAILPKSKR, from the exons atggaaaatgttGGTGATAatggagataaaaaaaatgagcaaaatgtaaaaaaaaatgaaggtaATATAGATTGTAGTAGCCATGCAAAAAGATTTCGTTGTTGTCCACCAGATTTTTGTGATATGATTGAAAAaagacaagaaaaattattacaactttcaaaaattaaaaatgatttaagtAAAAGAGTTGAATTACAAAGTAGAATATATCCAGTTGCaacattaattgatttaaaaccTGGTGAAAATGTACCagctaaaataacaaatttaattggcaaacaatcaaatgaaatgcaaatatttaattcatgtattaataatagtttatcACAACATAATGACATAAGAATACGTGAAATTGaatcaacaagaaaaaaatcattaaaacgtAGAGATGAAGCTAAATgttgtttgttaaaaaaaaaattaacaattgatgaaaatttaaaaaaaattaatgatgctaaagaaaaaaagttaaatcttgaaaaaaaaattaatgaaattgaaaatatattaaaaaaaaatgatgaagatgatgataaaaaaaatgatataaataatgagCAATCAGTACAATCACTTggtattgatgatttaaattatttaacaaaatttgaagaacttgttaaaaatgaattgacaactaaaaaacaaattgatgaaCTTGAATCAAGACAAGAAGCAAATATGAGAGCACTTGAATTTGCAGTAGAAATTAtgtcacaagaaaaaaataatgaagttgataatttaaaaggtatactacaaaataaatcatcagcAAATCAGCTTTTAGCTAACGATGTGTGTAATCTAGAAGATGAAGTAGAAagattacaaataaaattaactcaatgtaatcaaaaattattgcaatatacaaataaaaataaaactgatacTGCTGTTGGTGAGCGAATTAATTATGAAGATAAACAATCAATGATTAAACCTAATGTTACTGAAGTTGAAGTATTATCTAGGATTCCTGATACAAAAGATCAAAATATTGATGCTATTGTGAGTGTTAAATCAACAGGaacaaatgttgaaaataaacaatttaaagagGTTGAAGTATTAGCTAAAATCATTGAAACAAAAGATCAAAATATTGATGCTATTGTGAGTGTTACATCAACTGGAACAGATGCAATAAATGAAACTTTTAGTAAATCAATTCATGATATATCAACTGAAACTGACAAtgcaaatattaatcaaattgttgataaaaattctatagaaaaaaaagtgataactTCTGTTGTAGatgaatcaattgaaaattcatcaaatgatACAAATGATGTTAGTCAAGATGTGGTTAGAGCAGCTGATTCTGAAAATGAATTTCATGATTTATTAGAAGACAatacaaataatcaattacaaataactgattataattatcaatcatCATTGGCTGTTgaacaaacaacaaataattctggtgaaaaatttattgatttaccagaagataatttaaatagccAATTACAAACAactgattataattatcaaacatTGCCAAGTGTTGCTGAAccacaattttttgatttaccCGAAGATAAAACAGAAACTCATTTACAAACAactgattataattttcaatcaacTATTGTTGAACCATCTGAGACAGAAATATCAAGCCAAAATATCACAACATTTGatactgataaaattaaaaataataattttattcaaattgatagagatgaattaaaaaattggcttaataatattgcaaaaattCAAGCACGTGTATCA aaatgTCAACAGTGTGTTGAGCTAGAAACAGATTGTGTTAATCTTCAAAAATCTATAGCTCATCATCTTGGG ATGGAACTTGAAGATTTTTTAGATAGTCATAGTAAAATAAGAGCTGATGAATTAGCTGAAGGACAAAATGATTATCAGCTAAGTATTCCACCAGTTATTCCACAAGCcagtgataaaataataaaacaacaaacagataaaattgatgatatagTTATTGGTGCAGGAAAAACAAGTGTTGTATTATCACCAGCACAAACAATAAGTTTTTCAGTTGAAACATCAACACCAATGCCTGTCTCAAAAccagttattgaaaaaaataaaagaaaaaaaaccattgaaCCAATTATTGAAgatgaatcaaataaaaattcttcattatttgttgatacatCATTGGTTAGAAGAGGTCAACAATCAGGAAGAGTTTCAACACCTAcgcattcaataaaattaccaattaaatcatcaacaccattgataaaaaatacaaaacaaaaagaaaaaaaacatattaatattgatagtGTTATAAATGAAGATTCAAATTCATCAagtgatgatgaaataaatgaaaatatgattGTTAAAACTATTTATGATAATTCTAGAAATACTTCTAGTGAATCTGACTTGAAAGAGAGTCATTCAGACATTGgaaatgttgatgataatgctGATAGCATTGGAGAACCATCAAGAAGACAGGAGagccatgaaaataaaaaagctaggCACAAAAATGATGGTAGTAAAATACCAACTAATGACAAAACAAATGGTCAttcaggtaaaaaaatttcagtgaaaaataaagaatatcaTGAAAGTGATGAATCAATCAATGACAGAACATCAAAACTATCAGAatgttcaaaaaattcaaattgtcTTTGTCAACAAACATGGCTG acaatgtcaaaaaaagattatgaaaaattcaaaaatgaatcaatgaaatcacaaaaatctaaaaaaccaagaaatgaatatttttcaaaaacaatttcaacaaGTTTAACAACACCTGTAGAAacacaaacaaatattaataatgtgccaaattttaattgtaatccATGTAGCTGTAATCCATGT